Genomic window (Acidobacteriota bacterium):
TGATGATCGTCGATACCCACGTTGACGTGCCGTATCGATTACAAACGTCGGACGCCGATATTTCCGGCCCTGCGCCGGATGGGGACTTCGACTATCCCCGTGCCGTCGAAGGCGGACTCGATCTACCGTTCATGTCGATCTACGTACCGGCAAGCTATCAGGAGACGGGTGGCGCGAAGGTATTTGCAGATCAGATGCTGGACCAACTCGAAGCCATTGTCGCCGAGCATCCTGACAAATTTGCACTTGTTCACGACTCGGACGATGCGGAGCGAATCTTCGCGGCGGGGAAGATCGGTTTCGCGCTCGGGATGGAGAACGGCGCTCCGGTGGAGGGCGATCTCGCGAATCTATCCCACTTCCATGAACGCGGCATCCGCTACATCACGCTGACCCACTCGAAGGACAACGAGATTTGCGACTCGTCCTACGACCCCGCGCGCACCTGGAACGGTCTCAGTCCGTTTGGTCACGAAGTCGTTGCCGAGATGAATCGGCTCGGAATCATGATCGATGTATCCCACATCAGCGACGCCGCCTTTGAGCAGGTTCTCGATGTAACCCGCGCGCCGGTGATCGCCTCCCACTCGAGTTGTCGTCATTTCACGCCGGACTTCGAACGCAACATGAGCGATGAGATGATTCGGCGACTGGCGGAGAACGGCGGCGTGATACAGATCAATTTTGGCTCATCGTTTCTTGACGGCACGTACCAGAAGGCTCGTTCAGCTCACTGGAAAGCGGTGGGGGAGTATCTGGACGAAAACGGTATCGATCACTCGTCCGCAGAGGCGGCAGACTATCAGAAACAGTATTTCACCGATCGTCCCCTAGCCGTGTCGACCCTCGAGCGCGTCGTCGAACACATCGAACACGTGGTGAAGCTTGTCGGTGTCGATCACGTTGGAATCGGTTCTGACTTTGACGGCGTTGGGGACTCGCTCCCGAAACAGTTGCAGGACGTTTCCGCCTACCCCAACCTGATCGCGGAGTTGCTGCGTCGTGGCTACGATGACGCCGAAGTCGAGAAGATCTGCGGCGGAAACCTGCTGCGAGTCTGGAAGGAAGTCGAGCAGGCGGCAGCCGCTCAGTAGCCTCGCGCGCAACCGTCTTTGCGGGATTCCGTCGCACCGGAAAGCACGCCACTCTGCGGATCGCGTGCAACCGCCTGGTAACCCCCGTAGCTGTCCACTCCCGGGCCGAGTCGATGTCCTCTGCGGGACAGATCTTGACGAATCTCGTCGGGGACCTCGGACTCCAGATGCAGGACCCCTCCCGCGGTCATCAGCGTGCCGGTCGGCTCCGATGAATCCGTGTGATAGAACCGCGCGGCATCGCCGGCCTCCTGTAGGTTCATGTCGAGGTCCAGCATGTTGACGAGTATCTGGACATGTCCCTGAGGTTGCATGTCACCGCCCATGACGCCGAATGCCAGCCACGGTTGTCCGTCCTTCATGGCGAACGCAGGAATGATCGTGTGGAACGGACGCTTTCCCGGCTTGAGGTGATTCGGGCTTTCGGGATACAGGTTAAAGAGCGCACCACGATTCTGGATGCCGAAGCCCCACTGAGGGAGGACGTAACCCGAGCCGAAGCCGGTGTAGTTGCTCTGGATCAGCGAGACCATGTTGCCGTCCCTGTCGGCCACGGCGAGGTAGGTCGTGTCTCCGCGAGCCATACCCGGATCGCCCGGCTCGAGGCGCTCTGCCGCACGATTCATGTCGATCCGTTTGGCCTGCGTGCGTCCGTAAGCTTTCGAGATCAGGTTGCCTGTGGGGACTTCGGCAAACTCCGGATCGGCATAGAATCGCGCCCGGTCTTCGTAGGCCAACTTCTTGGCCTCGATCATCAGATGCCAGAAGTTCGCCGACTCGCGACCCATCGAACGAAGATCGAAACCCTCGAGGATGTTCAGCATCTCGAGCGCGGCGATGCCTTGCCCGTTGGGCGGCAGCTCGAACAGGTCGACGCCACGATAGGAGGTGGACTGGGGTTCGACCCAATCGGACGAGTGTCGTGTCAAGTCTTCGATGGAGAAGAACCCACCCTGGGCCTCCGAGAACGCAACGATCGCCCGCGCGATCTCGCCGTCGTAGAATGCCGCGCGCCCGGCGGTCGCCAGTTGGCGATAGGTTCCCGCCAGAGCCGGGTTTCGGAAGATCTGTCCTTCGTCGGGGGCCTTACCGTCGAGGAGGAACACCTCGGCAAATCCGGGCTTCTCTCCGAAGATCTTCACGGACCGTTTCCATTCGGCGGCGATCACTTTGGGGACGGGTCGGCCTGTTTCAGCCGCCGCGATCGACGGGGCGAGAATGCTTGCCATCGGCAGTTTGCCGAAGCGATCGTGGAGTACAAACCACCCGTCGACCGCACCGGGCACGCTCCAGGCGTAGGGGCTGTGGAGAGGGATAGTGCCGTCGTCCTCCGCAGGAACGGAGCCCGCCGTCAACGCCGCGGGGGCTCGGCCGGACCCGTTGAGACCGTGGAGTCTTCCGCTGTTTGCGTCCCAGAGGATCGCGAAGAGGTCACCTCCTACGCCACAGGACGTCGGTTCGAGAAAGCCGAGCGCGGCGTTGACTCCGATGGCGGCATCGACGGCCGTGCCGCCTTCTTTCAGAAGATCCAGACCGATCTGGACTGCTTGCGGATGGGCAGCCGCGACCATCCCGTTCTTCGCGTGGACCACGCGATGGGTCGGGGCATGTTTTCCTCCCGGAGCGTCGAAATTCCTGGGCATCGGACCGATCCTAACCGAAAAGCGGGATCTCCGTCCTCGCGCCGGATGCGTCCAAACCGTGGGTCCGTCGTACTACCCTATGAAGTCTCGGATACAGGAGTTATCGATGTCGGTACGTTCCACGGTTCAAATCTCGCTCTTCGCCTTCCTGGCCCTTTTCCTTCTCTCGACAGGATCGCTGTCGGCCGAGGAGCCACCGCCACCGCCACCGCGATCGGCGCCGCAGGTCCTTTCGCTGTTCGGCAGTGGAGGAACGTACCTCGGTGTTCGACTTGAGGAAGAGATCGACCATGAAGAGGGTGGGGCCCGCGTGACGACCGTCGTCGACGGGTCGCCTGCCGACGACGCCGGTCTCGAGGTGGGGGACATCATCGTCGAGTTCGACGGCGATGTGATCCGCGGTCCAGCCGCCTTGTCAAAGAAGATCAGCAGCCGTGACCCCGGCGACAAGATCAAGATTCGTATCGTTCGCGAGCGTCGTAAGCAATCCATCGACGTAGAGCTCGGAGAACGGGCGTCGTCGGCCCTGGCCGCGCTCGCGCCGCTCGATGCCTCACGGTCCTACGAGTTCTTCTTCGATGACCTCGAGGTGCCAAACGTCGACCCGGAGGTTCTGGAACGCGCGCTGGAGAGCGCCGGTAGGGCGCTCGGCGAGTTGAAGTTTCCCGGTTACTCGGTTGCATGCGCCGATGGCGATTGCGAGGGAACATCCCTTTTCTCATTCGGTTCGCGACCGACGCTGGGTGTTCATCTCGTCGAGACCACGTCGGAGCTCCGCGAGCATCTCGGCGGCAGCGACGACGCGGGTGTGCTCGTGAGCCGTGTCCTGAGGGGAACCCCTGCGGATAGCGCGGGGATCGAGGTCGGGGATCTGATCCTGCGTGTCGATGGGGACGAGGTCTCGGACGCCAGGGAATTGCGTGGTGCGCTTCGCGAGCTGGCCGGTGAGGCGTTCATGATCGAGATCGTTCGCGACGGCGACGCGCTCACCCTGGAGGTCGTGCTTCCTGAGCAGGATGCCGACGCCAACGGCCCCAAGGCGCTCTTTTCTCCGCCGGGATTCTTGATGCCTGTAGCCTTCCCCGTCTAGAATCCTCACGATCGTGAGGACTAGAGACCGGGAGGGGCCATTGTGAGTGTTCTGTCGCGTCGTGCCCGTGAGTTGGGCACGGAAAACGCATTCGTCGTACTGGGGGAGGTTGCGCGTCTCGAGGCTGACGGCGCGGATGTCGTTTCGTTCTGCATCGGCCAGCCCGACTTCCCGACTCCCGAGAACATTTGTAACGCGGCGATCGCGGCGATCCGTGAGGGCAAGCACGGTTATACGCCGTCACCGGGAATCGAACCGCTTCGTCACGCCGTTGCCGAATACTTGACGCGAACCCGCGGGGTCGTCGTCGAGCCGGATCACGTCGTCTGTGGTTGCGGTGGGAAGCCGTTCATCGGCTACACCATCCAGAGCGTGACCGACTACGGAGTGGGAGAGGAGGTCATTTATCCCAATCCGGGTTTCCCGATTTATGACTCCCAGGTGACCGCCTGTGGAGCCATCCCCGTTCCGCTTGATCTGAGAGAGAGTCGTGGCTTCGGCTTCGACATGGACGAGCTCCGTGCGCGGGTCAACGAGAAGACACGCCTGCTGATTCTCTGTAGCCCGCAGAATCCGACCGGCGGATGTCTTTCGCGGTCGGACCTGGAACAGGTGGCAGAGATCGTTCGTCCGTTCGATAACCTGTGGATCTACTCCGACGAGGTCTACTCCGGTCTGGTCTACGACGGCGACTTCGCGAGTATCGCGGCCGTGGACGGCATGCAAGAGCGGACGGTCATCGCGGATTCCGCGTCCAAGACCTACGCGATGACCGGTTGGCGGATCGGCTACGCGGCCAATGCGAAGCTGGCACCGGCGATGACCCGATGGGTCACCAATACCGATTCCTGCCCACCGCACCCCAATCAATTCGCCGTCGTCGAGGCATTGAACGGACCTCAGGACGCCGCGTTGGAAATGCGAGATGTGTTTCACAAGCGACGGGATCGTATCGTTGCCGGTCTCAACGACCTCGACGGCGTGCATTGCCTGACGCCCGGCGGTGCGTTCTACGTCTGGCCTAACGTCACCGAACTGTGCAAGATCGTCGGGGTCGAGGACAGCGAGTCGCTGAGGAAGCGACTGCTGTACGACGCCGGCGTCGCGGTGTTGGCCGACATCCACTTCGGTCGGAAGGTCGAGGGCGACGGCGAACATATCCGTTTCTCGTACGCGTCGTCCTT
Coding sequences:
- a CDS encoding gamma-glutamyltransferase family protein; this encodes MPRNFDAPGGKHAPTHRVVHAKNGMVAAAHPQAVQIGLDLLKEGGTAVDAAIGVNAALGFLEPTSCGVGGDLFAILWDANSGRLHGLNGSGRAPAALTAGSVPAEDDGTIPLHSPYAWSVPGAVDGWFVLHDRFGKLPMASILAPSIAAAETGRPVPKVIAAEWKRSVKIFGEKPGFAEVFLLDGKAPDEGQIFRNPALAGTYRQLATAGRAAFYDGEIARAIVAFSEAQGGFFSIEDLTRHSSDWVEPQSTSYRGVDLFELPPNGQGIAALEMLNILEGFDLRSMGRESANFWHLMIEAKKLAYEDRARFYADPEFAEVPTGNLISKAYGRTQAKRIDMNRAAERLEPGDPGMARGDTTYLAVADRDGNMVSLIQSNYTGFGSGYVLPQWGFGIQNRGALFNLYPESPNHLKPGKRPFHTIIPAFAMKDGQPWLAFGVMGGDMQPQGHVQILVNMLDLDMNLQEAGDAARFYHTDSSEPTGTLMTAGGVLHLESEVPDEIRQDLSRRGHRLGPGVDSYGGYQAVARDPQSGVLSGATESRKDGCARGY
- a CDS encoding pyridoxal phosphate-dependent aminotransferase, which translates into the protein MSVLSRRARELGTENAFVVLGEVARLEADGADVVSFCIGQPDFPTPENICNAAIAAIREGKHGYTPSPGIEPLRHAVAEYLTRTRGVVVEPDHVVCGCGGKPFIGYTIQSVTDYGVGEEVIYPNPGFPIYDSQVTACGAIPVPLDLRESRGFGFDMDELRARVNEKTRLLILCSPQNPTGGCLSRSDLEQVAEIVRPFDNLWIYSDEVYSGLVYDGDFASIAAVDGMQERTVIADSASKTYAMTGWRIGYAANAKLAPAMTRWVTNTDSCPPHPNQFAVVEALNGPQDAALEMRDVFHKRRDRIVAGLNDLDGVHCLTPGGAFYVWPNVTELCKIVGVEDSESLRKRLLYDAGVAVLADIHFGRKVEGDGEHIRFSYASSFEAIDDGLGRIEDFIKKNRR
- a CDS encoding dipeptidase, with protein sequence MRRQIPLLILIALCTISCSTHEPVRDDSITRARDLARRVMIVDTHVDVPYRLQTSDADISGPAPDGDFDYPRAVEGGLDLPFMSIYVPASYQETGGAKVFADQMLDQLEAIVAEHPDKFALVHDSDDAERIFAAGKIGFALGMENGAPVEGDLANLSHFHERGIRYITLTHSKDNEICDSSYDPARTWNGLSPFGHEVVAEMNRLGIMIDVSHISDAAFEQVLDVTRAPVIASHSSCRHFTPDFERNMSDEMIRRLAENGGVIQINFGSSFLDGTYQKARSAHWKAVGEYLDENGIDHSSAEAADYQKQYFTDRPLAVSTLERVVEHIEHVVKLVGVDHVGIGSDFDGVGDSLPKQLQDVSAYPNLIAELLRRGYDDAEVEKICGGNLLRVWKEVEQAAAAQ
- a CDS encoding PDZ domain-containing protein; its protein translation is MSVRSTVQISLFAFLALFLLSTGSLSAEEPPPPPPRSAPQVLSLFGSGGTYLGVRLEEEIDHEEGGARVTTVVDGSPADDAGLEVGDIIVEFDGDVIRGPAALSKKISSRDPGDKIKIRIVRERRKQSIDVELGERASSALAALAPLDASRSYEFFFDDLEVPNVDPEVLERALESAGRALGELKFPGYSVACADGDCEGTSLFSFGSRPTLGVHLVETTSELREHLGGSDDAGVLVSRVLRGTPADSAGIEVGDLILRVDGDEVSDARELRGALRELAGEAFMIEIVRDGDALTLEVVLPEQDADANGPKALFSPPGFLMPVAFPV